A region of Trichoplusia ni isolate ovarian cell line Hi5 chromosome 23, tn1, whole genome shotgun sequence DNA encodes the following proteins:
- the LOC113504848 gene encoding uncharacterized protein LOC113504848 → MDCQRIKKKDRINSKNYRKYSKLLKRTIIISKRISLNNSNLSTPPNTIVKYCVTEGTSAVEFNNNSNNYKNDSIPFNNYSDKESSDSCEYECQRQCRENVILRKLNSVFGSEEVSVSASTDTYGLERDFLSLNESGSSSMAQKFVEAKPWPILKKNYFNNKPNTKNKGVCIFPSLELQIRQAVQSISLQTSSTITPKKKSVAHENKALVKLQDEVKKLLDMPILQPQPVSTGGHDAKESLKKRPKNKLELELKETSEESFQQIRRDVKSVDKEAWCSFTREAVESLIKDLHHLSVMRPLEEGTEEPKKTIDNIEKMLIVPKSLLRNAVAMP, encoded by the exons ATGGATTGTCAGCGTATTAAGAAGAAAGACCGAATCAATAGCAAAAATTACAGAAAGTATAGCAAACTCTTAAAAcgaactattattatttcaaaacggatcagtttaaataattctaaTCTGAGTACACCTCCTAACACAATTGTCAAATATTGTGTAACCGAGGGAACGTCTGCTGTGGAATTcaataacaattcaaataattataaaaacgatTCTATACCATTTAACAATTATTCTGACAAAGAATCCAGTGACTCATGTGAATACGAATGTCAGAGACAATGTAGAGAAAACGTAATTCTGAGAAAGCTTAATTCTGTGTTTGGAAGTGAAGAGGTTTCAGTGTCAGCTTCAACTGATACCTATGGACTTGAAAGGGACTTTTTGTCTCTTAATGAATCGGGAAGTTCTTCAATGGCTCAA AAATTTGTGGAAGCAAAACCTTGGCCAATACTGAAGAAGAATTATTTCAACAACAAACCAAATACCAAGAACAAGGGCGTCTGTATCTTTCCGTCATTGGAGCTCCAAATACGACAAGCGGTCCAGTCTATATCGTTACAAACGAGCTCTACAAttactccaaaaaaaaaatcggttgcTCACGAAAATAAAGCTTTA GTGAAACTGCAAGATGAAGTGAAAAAGCTATTGGACATGCCAATATTGCAACCACAACCAGTTTCCACAGGAGGACACGATGCTAAAGAATCTTTAAAAAAGAGACCAAAG aataaattgGAATTGGAGTTAAAAGAAACATCTGAAGAATCCTTCCAGCAAATTCGTAGAGATGTGAAAAGCGTAGACAAAGAAGCATGGTGCAGTTTCACG agaGAAGCCGTAGAATCTTTAATAAAGGACTTGCATCACCTCTCCGTGATGAGACCGCTTGAGGAAGGAACAGAAGAACCTAAGAAGACTattgataatattgaaaaaatgttaatagtcCCAAAATCATT